The sequence TTTTTGTTTGTCATAAAACTAAAAGAGAACTTGTTTTGCACACAATGTCAAGGAGGAGACACATGTCAAAAGAACAAAAACGCCAAGCGTTTTATACTCAAAGTCCTGAAGAGGTCTTGAAGTCGGTTGAAGCAACTGAGCAAGGTCTCTCGTCTAGCGAAGCACAGAAACGCCTAGCTGAATATGGACGCAATGAACTGGAAGAGGGTGAGAAAAAATCTCTCCTAGTCAAATTTATCGAGCAATTTAAGGATTTGATGATTATCATCCTAGTTGCTGCGGCTATCTTGTCAGTCGTAACTTCTGGTGGGGAAGATATCGCAGATGCCATCATTATCCTTGCTGTGGTTATCATCAACGCTGCCTTTGGTGTTTACCAAGAAGGAAAAGCAGAAGAAGCCATCGAAGCCCTCAAATCTATGTCTAGTCCAGCTGCTCGCGTTATTCGTGATGGACACATGGCTGAGATTGATTCCAAAGAATTGGTACCAGGTGATATCGTAGCTCTCGAAGCAGGTGATGTAGTGCCAGCAGACCTACGTTTGCTAGAAGCTAATTCTCTTAAAATCGAAGAAGCAGCTCTGACAGGTGAGTCTGTTCCAGTTGAAAAAGATTTGACTGTAGAACTCGCTGCAGATGCTGGTATTGGTGACCGTGTCAATATGGCCTTCCAAAACTCAAACGTGACCTACGGTCGTGGTCTTGGTGTTGTTGTCAATACAGGTATGTATACTGAAGTGGGTCATATCGCTGGCATGCTCCAAGATGCGGATGAGACAGATACGCCACTCAAACAAAACTTGAACAACCTTTCTAAGGTTTTGACCTATGCTATCTTGGTCATTGCCCTTGTTACTTTTGTTGTTGGTGTCTTCATTCAAGGAAAAAATCCACTTGGTGAGTTGATGACCTCTGTTGCGCTTGCTGTTGCAGCCGTTCCAGAAGGACTCCCAGCTATCGTGACGATCGTTCTTGCCCTTGGTACTCAAGTTTTGGCCAAACGAAACTCTATCGTTCGTAAGTTGCCAGCAGTCGAAACACTTGGTTCAACAGAAATCATCGCTTCTGATAAGACTGGTACACTTACCATGAACAAGATGACAGTCGAGAAAGTCTTCTATGACGCAGTCCTACATGACTCAGCTGATGAGATTGAACTTGGCTTGGACATGCCCCTACTTCGTTCTGTTGTCTTGGCCAACGATACCAAGATTGATGCTGAAGGAAACCTGATTGGGGATCCAACGGAAACAGCCTTCATCCAGTATGCCTTGGACAAGGGTTACGATGTTAAAGGGTTCTTAGAGAAATATCCTCGTGTAGCTGAATTACCGTTTGACTCAGATCGTAAACTCATGTCAACGGTTCATCCATTGCCAGATGGTAAATTCCTCGTGGCAGTCAAGGGGGCTCCAGATCAACTCTTGAAACGTTGTGTTGCTCGTGATAAGGCTGGAGATGTTGCTCCGATTGATGAGAAAGTCACTGAATTAATCCATACAAACAACTCGGAAATGGCTCACCAAGCCTTGCGTGTCCTTGCAGGTGCTTATAAGATTATAGATAGTATTCCAGAAAATCTTACTTCTGAAGAGCTTGAAAACAACTTGATCTTTACTGGTTTGATTGGGATGATTGACCCTGAGCGTGCCGAAGCGGCAGAAGCCGTTCGTGTCGCTAAGGAAGCGGGAATCCGTCCAATCATGATTACGGGTGACCACCAAGACACAGCAGAAGCTATTGCCAAACGTTTGGGAATTATCGATGAAAATGACTCGGAAGACCGTGTCTTGACTGGTGCTGAGCTTAACGAACTTTCTGATGAAGAATTTGAAAAAGTCGTTGGTCAATACTCTGTTTATGCGCGTGTATCTCCGGAGCACAAGGTTCGTATCGTGAAAGCTTGGCAAAACCAAGGTAAGGTCGTTGCCATGACAGGTGACGGTGTTAATGATGCGCCAGCTCTGAAAACAGCCGACATCGGTATCGGTATGGGAATCACTGGTACAGAGGTTTCTAAGGGAGCTTCTGACATGATTCTTGCGGATGATAACTTTGCGACCATTATCGTCGCAGTTGAAGAAGGACGTAAGGTCTTCTCAAATATTCAAAAGACCATTCAGTACTTACTTTCTGCCAATACTGCTGAAGTATTAACTATCTTCTTATCAACCTTGTTTGGTTGGGACGTCTTGCAGCCAGTTCATCTTTTGTGGATCAACTTGGTAACCGATACCTTCCCAGCTATCGCTCTTGGTGTTGAACCTGCTGAGCCAGGTGTTATGACCCACAAACCTCGTGGACGTAAGTCAAGCTTCTTCTCAGGTGGTGTTTTGAGTTCTATCATCTATCAAGGTGTACTCCAAGCAGCTATTGTTATGAGTGTTTATGGACTTGCAATTGCTTACCCAGTTCATGTGGGTGACAATCATGCCATTCATGCGGATGCCCTTACTATGGCCTTTGCAACCCTTGGTTTGATTCAACTATTCCATGCCTACAATGTCAAGTCTGTTTACCAATCCATCTTGACAGTTGGCCCATTCAAGTCTAAGACCTTTAACTGGTCCATCTTGGTATCCTTCATCCTTCTCATGGCAACAATCGTCGTAGAACCGCTTGAAGGTATCTTCCATGTTACCAAACTGGACTTGTCACAATGGGGTATTGTTCTAGCTGGAAGCTTCTCAATGATACTTATCGTCGAAATCGTTAAGTTTGTTCAACGTAAACTTGGTCTTGATAAGAATGCGATTTAAAAAGAAAGTCATCTTCGGATGACTTTTTTTGCATTTGAGGGAAAGGACTAGAAGTTGCCCCCTTTTGTGCTATAATAAAGTAAAGTTGTAAGGAGCGTAAGAGAATGGAAAAGAGAATTGTCCGAGATGTCTTATTCTTGTCGCAGGTCTCGAAACCTGCAAGTCAAGAAGACCTTTATCTGGCTAAGGATTTGCAGGATACCCTGCTGGCTAATCTAGAGACCTGTGTCGGTCTGGCGGCTAATATGATTGGTGTGCAGAAGCGCGTGATTATCTTTAATCTTGGTCTAGTTCCCATGGTTATGTTTAACCCCATTCTCCTTTCCTATAAAGGACCTTACGAGACAGAGGAAGGTTGTTTATCCTTGACAGGAGTGAGACCAACGACTCGTTATGAAACGATTACGGTTTCCTATCGTGATAGTAAGTGGCAGGAGCAGACCATTACGCTAACAGGTTTTCCAGCTCAGATCTGCCAACATGAACTGGATCATTTGGAAGGACGGATTATTTAGGAGGAACTCAGATGAAACGCATCCTTTTTGAACTTGTTTTGGTCGCGACGACCTGGTATATCTTTTTACCACCCTTCAATCTGACTAGCTGGGAATTCATCTTCTTTCTCTGTGGGCATCTAGTGGTGATGGGCATTTTGTTTAGTTTCCGCAAGGGTACCAATTTGGTCAAGACAGTTCACCTACGCCATGGCAAGGTTACCAACGAACTCAATCTAGAAGGATTTCTTTTTACCAAACTTAGTAGAGGATTGTTTCTGACTGCAGGTATCATCTTTGCACTCGCTGGTCTGGTAAGCCTAGTGACCTCTAGCTTTTTCCAAGCCAAAAATTATGCTAATGTGGTGTCTATCACAGAAAAAGATTTTAAAGATTTTCCTAAGAGTGATACCAGTAAGGTTCCAATCCTAGATCGGAGCACTGCAGAAAAGATTGGTGACCGTTACCTAGGCTCTCTGACGGATAAGGTCTCCCAGTACGTAGCAGCAGATACTTATACCCAGCTGACTGTTGATGGAAAGCCCTATCGGGTGACACCTTTAGAGTATGCCGACCCGATCAAATGGTTTAATAATCAGTCCAAGGGAATTGGTGAGTATATCAAGGTTGATATGGTGACAGGAAATGCGGAATTAGTGGATTTAAAAACGCCCATGAAGTATTCAGACTCTGAGTATTTTAATCGTGATGTCAAACGTCATCTTCGAATCAAGTACCCAACCAAGATTTTTAAAACGCCATCCTTTGAGGTGGATGATGAAGGCAATCCCTTCTATGTAGCAACCGTTTATCAAAAACAGTTTGGTCTAGGAGTTCCTCGTCCTTCATCTGTTATTATCTTAGATGCTACCAATGGAGAAACCAAGGAATACAGCTTGGATGAGGTGCCAGAATGGGTGGACCGTGTCTATCCAGCCGAAGAAACTATCGAACAAATCAACTACAACGGCAAGTATAAAGACGGCTTCTGGAATGCCTTGATTTCTAAGAAAAATGTTACCCAAACGACAGAGGGCTATAACTATCTTTCTATCGGAAATGACATTTATCTCTACACGGGAGTGACTTCAGCAAATGCTGACGAAAGTAATCTAGGATTTATCCTTGAAAATATGCGCACTGGTGAAATCACCAAGTACAATCTAGCTTCAGCAACTGAAGAATCAGCCCGTGCTTCCGCAGAAGGAGCAGTGCAAGAGAAGGCCTACAAGGCTACCTTCCCTATCCTTGTTAATCTCAATGACAAGCCTCTTTATATCATGGGCTTAAAGGACAATGCAGGCTTGGTCAAGGAATATGCATTGGTCGATGCCGTGGAGTACCAAAACGTCATCGTAGCAGCTACGGTAGATGAACTCCTCAGCAAATATGCCAATAAAAATGACCTAGAGTTGGATAATGAAACGGTAGAAAACATCAAGGGAGTGGTTTCAGATCTTAAATCAGCTGTCATCAAGGGGGATACCGTTTACTTCTTCAAAGTTGATGGCAAGATTTATAAGGTCAAGGCTTCAGTGTCAGACGACCTTCCTTACCTCGAAAATGGTCAATCTTTTGAAGGTCAAGTTGGAAAGGATAACTATCTCAAGAGCTTTAAAGTCAAGTAAAAGAAACCTCGGTATGAACCGAGGTTTTTAAGATGAAATTCTTGGTCGTGATTGAAAAATATGCTACACTAACAATATGAAAATTTTAATCCCAACAGCAAAAGAAATGAACACAAACCATCCTTGTATCGAAGCGCTCCCCTTGAGGGAAGAAAGTCAGGCAGTCCTTGACTCACTGGCGCACTACTCAGCCAGTGAATTAGAGACTTTTTATAAGGTATCTGTCGAGAAAGCAGAAGAAGAGTACGGCCATATTCAAGCTTTAAAAGATCACAGGGCTAAACATTATCCAGCCTTGAAACTTTTCGATGGTCTCATGTATCGTCACATCAAACGAAATGGGTTAACCGAAGCTGAACAAACCTATCTTGAAAATCATGTCCTGATTACCTCGGCTTTATACGGTGTTGTCCCAGCCTTGTCGCCTATGGCTCCTCACCGTTTGGACTTCTTGATGAAGTTAAAAGTGGCTAGAAAAACCCTAAAGACTCATTGGAAATCAGCCTATGATGAGGCACTTCAGGACGAGGACTTGATATTCTCACTCCTATCATCAGAGTTTGAAACCGTATTTTCGAAGGAAATTAGAGAAAAGATGGTGACCTTCAAATTTATGGAGGACAAGGCAGGCCAGTTGAAAATCCACTCAACCATTTCAAAAAAAGCCCGTGGTGCCTTTTTGACCGCCTTGATAGAGGGGCAAATCCATACAGTCGAACAAGCTCGCAAGCTCAGTTTTGCAGGTTTTGACTACCGACCTGATTTATCAAGTGATTTAGAACTCGTCTTTGTAAAACAAGCATAAAACCAGCTCATTCGAGCTGGTTTTTGCTGGATTAGTTGATGGCTGCAAGAAGGTCGTCCGCTTGTTTTGCAAGTGATGAAGCAGTTGCTTCTTCTAACACCAATTTTCCATCTGCCCAAGCAGAGTCATTGACACGAGCAGCTGTAAAGTCACCAACGACTTGTGTACGGATAAATGGCAAGAGGTCTTTGTAAATAGCAAAGAGTTGATCGTGACCGGCATTGGCTACAGATGAGACAGTAACAAACTTGTCTTGGAGGGCAGAAGCTCCACGTGTATCAGACAAGTCAAGAGCACGCGAGAGCCAGTCAAGCAAGTTCTTCACTGTTCCAGGGATAGAGAAGTTGTAGACTGGAGAGAAAATCCAGATGGCATCCGCAGCAAGGACTGCTTCACGAGCAGCAGCTACAGCTGGATGAGTTGGAACTTCCAAATCTTGGCTGAAGAGAGGAACAGCTGAGTAATCAAGATAGCTAACTTCTGCTTTTCCAGCAAGTGCTTTTTCAGCTTCGAGGGCCATTTGGTGGTTGAAAGAACCTTGGCGTAGTGAACCGACGATAAATAATACTTTTTTAGACATGATGTGTCTCCTTTAGTTTAAAATTCAAAGAGCGAACTCTTTTGTTACCATCCATGTTACAACAAATGATACTAATTAGCAATAATTTTGCTCACAAATTTTTAAATTTTTTTAAAATCTGGATTAAGTCTTCCTTTTCGCCATCTTCCAAGATGCTGAGTGCTTCTACAATCGAATCGATATGGTCAGGAAGAACCTCCTCGATTTTTCTGCGTCCTGCAGGTGTTAATTTCAGGAAAAAGGAGCGACGATCCTTGGGGTCGCAAGTTCTAGAAATCCATCCATCTCGAACCATATTTCGAATGACAACAGTCATGTTTCCAGAAGTGGCTAGCATTTTTTCAATCAAATCCTGAATGCGCAGTTCCCCCTTGCTATAGAGGGTTTCCAAAACTGAAAATTGGGTGGGTGTTAGCCCGTGTTCTTTAGCAGCCTTGGCTTCATATGGTTTAAAAGTCCGTATGGCTTTATTAAGGACGATAGCCGTTTTTAAGTCTAGTTGATTATCGGAAATTTTCTCTTTCAAATATTGTTTCATAAGCTTTATTTTATCAATAATGAGAGAGAAAAACAAGAACTTACATTTTATAGGAAAAGATTCTTAGAATGTTCCCGTCTTCACTTGTAATAAAGAAGGAGAGATGGTAAAATAGACGAGTGAAACTAAGACAGAAAAAAGCAAAAAACAAGCTACTTTTACAGTATGGAATCGGCATTGCTCTGGTAGTACTAGTCATGACGACTTCCTTCCTTTATCTGATATCACTCAGCATGAAACCCTATCAAGATGCTAGAGTTGAGGGAGAAAAACTAGCCAAGCAGTATGCAGAATTGGAAGAGGCAGATCAGGTTGATTTTTATAATGGACTAGAAGGTTATTACAGCGTTTTAGGACATAATAAAAAGCAAGAGGCCATTGCCGTACTGATTGAAAAGAATGACCACAAGATTTATGTCTATCAGCTTGATAAGGGGATTTCTCAAGACAAGGCAGCGACGATTTCGAGGGAAAAAGGTGCTAGCGACATTGACAAAGTCACTTTTGGTCGCTATCAGGACAAGCCGATTTGGGAAGTTAAGTCAGGAAACCACTACTATCTGATAGATTTTGAAACAGGAGCAGTGATCCAATAAGGAGGGCATATGAAACTATCCAAACGTGTACTAGAAATGGAAGAAAGCGTCACTCTAGCTAGTGATGCAAGAGCCAAAGCGTTAAAAGCTCAAGGAAAAGATGTTCTTTTCTTAACCTTGGGACAGCCAGATTTTCATACTCCTGAAAATATTCAGGATGCGGCGGTGGAAGCGATTCGTGATGGACGAGCTTCCTTTTATACAGTTGCTTCAGGTCTGCCAGACTTAAAGGCTGCGGTTAATACCTACTTTGAACGCTATTATGGCTATTCTGTAGCAGCCAATGAGGTTACCTTTGCCACAGGTGCTAAGTTCTCTCTCTACACCTTCTTTATGGCTGTGGTCAATCCAGGTGATGAGGTCATCATTCCTACACCATACTGGGTCAGCTATGGAGACCAGGTCAAGATGGCAGAAGGTGTGCCAGTCTTTGTCCAGGCCAAGGAAGACAATCACTTTAAAGTAACAGTAGAGCAGTTAGAAGTAGCTCGTACAGATAAGACCAAGGTCTTGGTTCTCAATTCACCATCGAATCCGACTGGTATGATCTACTCTCGTGAGGAACTCTTGGCTATCGGAAATTGGGCTGTTGCGCATGATGTCCTTATCCTAGCAGATGATATTTATGGACGTCTGGTTTATAACGGGAACGAATTTGTTCCAATTTCTAGTTTGTCAGAAGCCATTCGCAAGCAAACCATTGTGATTAACGGTGTATCTAAGGCCTATGCCATGACTGGTTGGCGGGTAGGTTATGCTGTGGGAAATCCTGAAATTATCGCTGCTATGAGCAAATTAACAGGACAAACGACTTCAAATCTGACAGCAGTATCTCAATATGCAACGATTGAGGCGCTGACTGGACCGCAAGACTCTGTTGAAACCATGCGCCAAGCCTTTGAAGAGCGCTTGAATACCATTTATCCTCTCTTGTGCCAAGTACCAGGATTTGAAGTTGTCAAGCCCCAAGGAGCCTTCTATCTTTTCCCAAATGTCAAAAAAGCGATGGAGATGAAGGGTTATACCGATGTGACAGAGTTTACAACGGCTATTCTCGAAGAAGTCGGCCTTGCCTTGATTACAGGAGCTGGATTTGGAGCACCAGAAAATGTTCGTCTCAGCTATGCCACAGACTTGGACACATTAAAAGAAGCTATTCGTCGTTTGCACCAGTTTATGGAAAAATAAAACTTAGAATCTTCGCCTTTTTAGCGAAGATTTTTTGTAACGAAAATCTCGCGATTTTTATCTAGTAGAACCTAGCTATCACAGTCTATTTATGGTAAAATAGTGGGTAATGATGTCTTCGGACAAGTTAAACGAAAAAAGGAAGATAGATTATGACAAAACGTGTAACAATTATTGATGTAAAAGACTACGTTGGTCAAGAAGTGACCATCGGAGCCTGGGTTGCCAACAAATCAGGAAAAGGGAAAATTGCCTTCTTGCAATTGCGTGATGGAACAGCCTTCTTCCAAGGTGTAGCCTTTAAACCAAACTTTATTGAAAAGTTCGGTGAGGAAGTGGGGCTAGAGAAGTTTGATACGATTAAACGCCTAAGCCAAGAAACTTCTGTTTATGTGACAGGAATTGTCAAAGAAGACGAACGTTCTAAGTTTGGCTATGAGTTGGATATTACAGACATCGAAGTGATCGGTGAATCTCAAGACTACCCAATCACACCAAAAGAACACGGAACAGACTTCTTGATGGACAACCGTCACTTGTGGCTCCGCTCTCGTAAGCAAGTAGCAGTGATGCAAATCCGTAACGCTATCATCTATGCAACTTATGAGTTTTTCGACAAGAACGGCTTCATGAAATTTGATAGCCCAATTCTTTCAGGAAACGCGGCTGAAGATTCAACAGAACTCTTTGAAACAGACTACTTCGGAACGCCAGCCTACTTGAGTCAATCTGGTCAGCTTTACCTAGAAGCAGGGGCTATGGCTCTTGGTCGTGTATTTGACTTTGGTCCAGTATTCCGTGCTGAAAAATCAAAAACGCGTCGTCACTTGACTGAGTTCTGGATGATGGATGCGGAGTACTCCTACTTGACACACGATGAGTCACTTGACTTGCAAGAAGCTTATGTTAAAGCCCTTCTTCAAGGTGTTCTTGATCGTGCGCCTCAAGCCTTGGAAACCTTGGAACGTGATACAGATCTCTTGAAACGCTACATTGCAGAGCCGTTCAAACGCATCACTTACGATCAAGCCATTGACCTCTTGCAAGAGCATGAGAATGATGAAGATGCTGACTATGAGCATCTTGAGCATGGCGATGACTTTGGTTCACCACACGAAACCTGGATTTCAAACCACTTTGGTGTGCCAACATTTGTCATGAACTACCCAGCAGCTATCAAGGCCTTCTACATGAAACCAGTTCCTGGAAATCCAGAGCGCGTGCTTTGTGCAGACTTGCTCGCACCAGAAGGTTACGGAGAAATCATCGGTGGTTCTATGCGTGAGGAAGACTACGATGCCCTTGTAGCTAAGATGGATGAACTTGGTATGGATCGTACAGAGTATGAATTCTATCTTGACCTTCGTAAATACGGTACAGTTCCACACGGAGGATTTGGTATCGGTATCGAGCGTATGGTAACCTTCGCAGCTGGAACCAAACACATCCGTGAAGCCATTCCATTCCCACGTATGTTGCATCGTATCAAACCATAAACTAGTAAAAAGAAGATATTTTCATCTTCTTTTTTCACTTTTCTCTTGCTATCTACTAGTATTTCTAGTATAATAGTTAATTGTGAGCAAACCTCACTTACCCCTTGCAAAGACTAGGGGTCATTAGACCAAAAGGAGGAACATATCAATGGCTAAATACGAAATTCTTTATATCATTCGTCCAAACATTGAAGAAGAAGCGAAAAACGCTTTGGTAGCACGTTTTGACTCTATCTTGACTGACAACGGTGCAACTGTTGTTGAATCAAAATCATGGGAAAAACGTCGTCTTGCATACGAAATCCAAGATTTCCGCGAAGGACTTTACCACATCGTTAACGTTGAAGCTAACGACGACGCAGCTCTTAAAGAGTTTGACCGTCTTTCAAAAATCAACGCTGACATTCTTCGTCACATGATCGTCAAACTTGACGCGTAAGAAGGTAGATTATGATTAACAATGTTGTACTTGTAGGGCGTATGACTCGTGACGCTGAGTTGCGTTATACCCCATCAAATGTAGCAGTTGCGACTTTTACTCTTGCAGTAAACCGTACATTCAAGAGTCAAAATGGCGAACGTGAGGCTGATTTTATCAATGTCGTTATGTGGCGCCAACAGGCTGAAAATCTTGCTAACTGGGCTAAAAAAGGCTCTCTTATCGGGATCACAGGTCGTATCCAGACTCGTAGTTACGATAACCAGCAAGGACAACGTGTCTACGTAACAGAAGTCGTGGCTGAGAATTTCCAAATGTTGGAAAGCCGCGGAGTGCGCGAAGGACATACAGGTGGGGCTTATTCTGCACCAACTGCTGGTCAATCAGCACCTGCAAACCCAGTACCAGACTTTTCACGTTCTGAAAATCCATTCGGAGCAACCAATCCATTGGACATTTCAGATGATGATTTACCATTCTAATGGACAATTAATACTATAAAGGAGAAAAAACATGGCTCAACAACGTCGTGGCGGATTCAAACGCCGTAAAAAAGTTGATTACATCGCAGCAAACAAAATTGAATATGTTGATTACAAAGATACTGAACTTCTTAGCCGTTTCGTTTCAGAACGTGGGAAAATCCTTCCACGTCGTGTAACAGGAACTTCAGCTAAAAACCAACGTAAAGTAACAACAGCTATCAAACGCGCTCGCGTAATGGCTTTGATGCCTTTCGTAAACGAAGATTAAAAAAGAGGTCCAGTGGACCTCTTTTTCATGAGCTCGGAAATAAGAAAGCGAATAAGATCCTTACGGGTCTTTTTTTCACGAGCCTTGAAATGAGAAGGCGAGTTCAGTCTGGGTGGACCTCTTTTTCAGATTTTTATAGGATTTTGTTAGAAAGGATTTCCTGTTGACATAGTAAGATTCTTTTGTCTTACTAGGTTTTTTCTTTTAATCTTTATTATCGTGCTATAATGGTAGAAGAAAGCTATAAAGGAGCAACTTATGAAGAGGACATGTTCAATTAGAAAAATGCAAGAATCTGACATAAAAGAACTATCTCGAGGATTTATCAGCCAAGGTTGGCCAAGTAGAGAGGAGATTTTAACTCGATACTTTAAGGAGCAAGAAAGTGGGGAGAGAGAAGTCTTAGTTGCAGAGGTTGAGGGTGCTTTGGCGGGTTATATCTCAATTTTGCCCTGCGCTAAGCAGGGGCCTTTTGCAGAAATCTATCCAGAACTCTCAGATTTTAATGTCTTTGAACCTTTTCAAAATCAAGGTATTGGAAATCTCTTGCTGGAAGAAGCAGAAAAACGAGTTAGGCTCATATCGGATAAGGTGACCCTTGGTGTTGGGCTCCATTCAGGGTATGGACCTGCCCAGAGATTGTACATCAAACGAGGCTATATTCCAGATGGGACGGGTGTTTGGTATCAGAACCATCAACCGGCCATGAATGCGGTTTGTGAAGATATCGGAGAATTGGTCTTGTATCTGTCGAAAAATTTGTCTTAAGACAGATTTTATAAGATTTAAATCTTAAATATAGTAAACAATCATAGTCCCTTTTTCATTCGAAAAAGGGATTTTTTTGTTTGAAATTGTTTGATTTATTCCTCAAATTGGTAAAATATGATTGTTTGAATTATCAAGTTAAAAATAAATATCGAAAAAAACATATAAGGTTTAGTTTTTTTAAATACGGATTCTTTTAAAAAGTCTTAAAATTTCCTAAAATAAGGCTTTTTAAAGGTTGTAAATAATATTGTTACAAAAAGGTTACAAATTGTTAAAATTAAATTAAATGCAATAATATAATTTGGGAAAAATTTGACATATAAATTAATTGACGGTAAAATAATTAAGATAATCAAATTAATTGATTTGCGCAATAATTCGATATAAAGATTAATCTGATGTGTCAAGTTTTATTATAGTAGAAGGATAGCATAATGAAGAAACTGAAAGTGATGGTTGTTTTTGGAACACGACCAGAAGCTATTAAAATGGCCCCTTTAGTGTTAGAATTGCAAAAACATAGTGACAGCATTGAGACGATCACAGTTGTGACAGCTCAGCACCGTCAAATGCTGGA comes from Streptococcus oralis and encodes:
- a CDS encoding cation-translocating P-type ATPase, which translates into the protein MSKEQKRQAFYTQSPEEVLKSVEATEQGLSSSEAQKRLAEYGRNELEEGEKKSLLVKFIEQFKDLMIIILVAAAILSVVTSGGEDIADAIIILAVVIINAAFGVYQEGKAEEAIEALKSMSSPAARVIRDGHMAEIDSKELVPGDIVALEAGDVVPADLRLLEANSLKIEEAALTGESVPVEKDLTVELAADAGIGDRVNMAFQNSNVTYGRGLGVVVNTGMYTEVGHIAGMLQDADETDTPLKQNLNNLSKVLTYAILVIALVTFVVGVFIQGKNPLGELMTSVALAVAAVPEGLPAIVTIVLALGTQVLAKRNSIVRKLPAVETLGSTEIIASDKTGTLTMNKMTVEKVFYDAVLHDSADEIELGLDMPLLRSVVLANDTKIDAEGNLIGDPTETAFIQYALDKGYDVKGFLEKYPRVAELPFDSDRKLMSTVHPLPDGKFLVAVKGAPDQLLKRCVARDKAGDVAPIDEKVTELIHTNNSEMAHQALRVLAGAYKIIDSIPENLTSEELENNLIFTGLIGMIDPERAEAAEAVRVAKEAGIRPIMITGDHQDTAEAIAKRLGIIDENDSEDRVLTGAELNELSDEEFEKVVGQYSVYARVSPEHKVRIVKAWQNQGKVVAMTGDGVNDAPALKTADIGIGMGITGTEVSKGASDMILADDNFATIIVAVEEGRKVFSNIQKTIQYLLSANTAEVLTIFLSTLFGWDVLQPVHLLWINLVTDTFPAIALGVEPAEPGVMTHKPRGRKSSFFSGGVLSSIIYQGVLQAAIVMSVYGLAIAYPVHVGDNHAIHADALTMAFATLGLIQLFHAYNVKSVYQSILTVGPFKSKTFNWSILVSFILLMATIVVEPLEGIFHVTKLDLSQWGIVLAGSFSMILIVEIVKFVQRKLGLDKNAI
- a CDS encoding peptide deformylase, with amino-acid sequence MEKRIVRDVLFLSQVSKPASQEDLYLAKDLQDTLLANLETCVGLAANMIGVQKRVIIFNLGLVPMVMFNPILLSYKGPYETEEGCLSLTGVRPTTRYETITVSYRDSKWQEQTITLTGFPAQICQHELDHLEGRII
- the yaaA gene encoding peroxide stress protein YaaA is translated as MKILIPTAKEMNTNHPCIEALPLREESQAVLDSLAHYSASELETFYKVSVEKAEEEYGHIQALKDHRAKHYPALKLFDGLMYRHIKRNGLTEAEQTYLENHVLITSALYGVVPALSPMAPHRLDFLMKLKVARKTLKTHWKSAYDEALQDEDLIFSLLSSEFETVFSKEIREKMVTFKFMEDKAGQLKIHSTISKKARGAFLTALIEGQIHTVEQARKLSFAGFDYRPDLSSDLELVFVKQA
- a CDS encoding NADPH-dependent FMN reductase, which encodes MSKKVLFIVGSLRQGSFNHQMALEAEKALAGKAEVSYLDYSAVPLFSQDLEVPTHPAVAAAREAVLAADAIWIFSPVYNFSIPGTVKNLLDWLSRALDLSDTRGASALQDKFVTVSSVANAGHDQLFAIYKDLLPFIRTQVVGDFTAARVNDSAWADGKLVLEEATASSLAKQADDLLAAIN
- a CDS encoding MarR family winged helix-turn-helix transcriptional regulator — protein: MKQYLKEKISDNQLDLKTAIVLNKAIRTFKPYEAKAAKEHGLTPTQFSVLETLYSKGELRIQDLIEKMLATSGNMTVVIRNMVRDGWISRTCDPKDRRSFFLKLTPAGRRKIEEVLPDHIDSIVEALSILEDGEKEDLIQILKKFKNL
- a CDS encoding cell wall elongation regulator TseB-like domain-containing protein; this translates as MKLRQKKAKNKLLLQYGIGIALVVLVMTTSFLYLISLSMKPYQDARVEGEKLAKQYAELEEADQVDFYNGLEGYYSVLGHNKKQEAIAVLIEKNDHKIYVYQLDKGISQDKAATISREKGASDIDKVTFGRYQDKPIWEVKSGNHYYLIDFETGAVIQ
- a CDS encoding pyridoxal phosphate-dependent aminotransferase, translating into MKLSKRVLEMEESVTLASDARAKALKAQGKDVLFLTLGQPDFHTPENIQDAAVEAIRDGRASFYTVASGLPDLKAAVNTYFERYYGYSVAANEVTFATGAKFSLYTFFMAVVNPGDEVIIPTPYWVSYGDQVKMAEGVPVFVQAKEDNHFKVTVEQLEVARTDKTKVLVLNSPSNPTGMIYSREELLAIGNWAVAHDVLILADDIYGRLVYNGNEFVPISSLSEAIRKQTIVINGVSKAYAMTGWRVGYAVGNPEIIAAMSKLTGQTTSNLTAVSQYATIEALTGPQDSVETMRQAFEERLNTIYPLLCQVPGFEVVKPQGAFYLFPNVKKAMEMKGYTDVTEFTTAILEEVGLALITGAGFGAPENVRLSYATDLDTLKEAIRRLHQFMEK
- the asnS gene encoding asparagine--tRNA ligase, which codes for MTKRVTIIDVKDYVGQEVTIGAWVANKSGKGKIAFLQLRDGTAFFQGVAFKPNFIEKFGEEVGLEKFDTIKRLSQETSVYVTGIVKEDERSKFGYELDITDIEVIGESQDYPITPKEHGTDFLMDNRHLWLRSRKQVAVMQIRNAIIYATYEFFDKNGFMKFDSPILSGNAAEDSTELFETDYFGTPAYLSQSGQLYLEAGAMALGRVFDFGPVFRAEKSKTRRHLTEFWMMDAEYSYLTHDESLDLQEAYVKALLQGVLDRAPQALETLERDTDLLKRYIAEPFKRITYDQAIDLLQEHENDEDADYEHLEHGDDFGSPHETWISNHFGVPTFVMNYPAAIKAFYMKPVPGNPERVLCADLLAPEGYGEIIGGSMREEDYDALVAKMDELGMDRTEYEFYLDLRKYGTVPHGGFGIGIERMVTFAAGTKHIREAIPFPRMLHRIKP
- the rpsF gene encoding 30S ribosomal protein S6, with amino-acid sequence MAKYEILYIIRPNIEEEAKNALVARFDSILTDNGATVVESKSWEKRRLAYEIQDFREGLYHIVNVEANDDAALKEFDRLSKINADILRHMIVKLDA